A genomic segment from Nitratiruptor sp. YY08-10 encodes:
- a CDS encoding NAD(P)/FAD-dependent oxidoreductase, which produces MKKAVVLGGGFAGVEAAIFLRKEGFAVDLISPRPYMYIYPTSIWVPVYEAEFADVCIPMSELSEVHGFTYIQDSIEKIDAKNKKAVGKKGEYSGNFLVIAMGAGKVKHEGSEHYMSICGEPEDAIRMRDRLDLLITAKGHGKIAMGFGGNPKDSSAVRGGPAFEMIFNVHNYLKKKGLRDKFELTFFATMAEPGKRLGPQALKMMDVFFNKLGIKKHFGKKIKRFEKNGIVFEDDFLESDYTMFIPANAGHPVFQESDLPLSEAGFILVDEYCEVKEKPGVYAIGDSAYIEGPQWRAKQGHIAEVMARNTANNIAIDAGVKVGKKESYIEHLNIICVMDSGDGAAFVYRDEKRGFMLPMPFVGHWLKKGWGWYCRNSKLNKIPRLPGL; this is translated from the coding sequence ATGAAAAAAGCAGTTGTACTTGGAGGTGGGTTTGCTGGAGTCGAAGCGGCAATATTTTTGAGAAAAGAGGGGTTTGCAGTTGATCTCATCTCGCCAAGACCTTACATGTATATCTATCCAACCTCTATCTGGGTGCCGGTATATGAGGCTGAGTTTGCGGATGTATGCATTCCTATGAGTGAACTCTCCGAAGTTCACGGTTTTACCTATATTCAAGACAGTATCGAAAAAATTGATGCGAAAAACAAAAAAGCAGTTGGCAAAAAGGGTGAATATAGTGGCAATTTTTTGGTTATCGCCATGGGTGCTGGGAAAGTCAAGCATGAAGGAAGCGAACATTATATGAGTATATGTGGTGAGCCTGAAGATGCCATTCGTATGAGGGACAGGCTTGATCTTTTGATCACCGCAAAGGGTCATGGAAAGATTGCCATGGGGTTTGGTGGCAATCCAAAAGACAGTTCTGCTGTGCGTGGAGGACCTGCATTTGAGATGATATTCAATGTCCATAACTATCTCAAGAAAAAAGGGCTTCGTGACAAATTTGAACTGACCTTTTTTGCAACAATGGCAGAACCCGGGAAAAGACTTGGTCCGCAAGCTTTAAAAATGATGGATGTTTTTTTCAATAAGCTGGGCATTAAAAAGCATTTTGGCAAGAAAATAAAACGGTTTGAAAAAAACGGTATCGTTTTTGAAGACGACTTTTTAGAGAGTGACTATACGATGTTCATACCTGCAAATGCCGGTCACCCCGTCTTTCAGGAATCGGATCTGCCTCTTAGCGAAGCCGGTTTCATTTTAGTAGATGAGTATTGTGAAGTTAAAGAGAAGCCAGGTGTTTACGCCATAGGAGACAGTGCCTATATCGAAGGACCTCAATGGAGGGCAAAACAGGGACATATCGCAGAAGTCATGGCAAGAAACACGGCAAACAATATCGCCATCGATGCTGGTGTGAAAGTTGGAAAAAAAGAGAGTTATATCGAGCATCTTAATATTATCTGCGTTATGGATAGCGGTGACGGAGCGGCTTTCGTCTATCGTGATGAGAAGCGAGGTTTTATGCTTCCTATGCCATTTGTGGGGCATTGGCTCAAAAAAGGCTGGGGATGGTACTGCAGAAACTCCAAACTCAATAAAATTCCAAGACTACCGGGACTGTAG
- a CDS encoding DUF4492 domain-containing protein — translation MKTSITNIIKFYINGFRNMSKLGRKLWLIIAIKLFIFFVVIKMLFFPDILHEKFHSDKERGDYVMKNLLGGEK, via the coding sequence ATGAAAACAAGTATTACAAATATTATCAAATTTTACATTAACGGTTTTCGAAATATGAGCAAGCTTGGTAGAAAGCTTTGGCTCATTATCGCAATAAAGTTATTTATTTTTTTTGTGGTAATCAAGATGCTCTTTTTTCCCGATATCTTGCATGAGAAGTTTCATTCGGATAAGGAAAGAGGAGACTATGTTATGAAAAATCTCTTGGGAGGGGAAAAATGA
- a CDS encoding cytochrome ubiquinol oxidase subunit I, which translates to MIDPTLVDWSRAQFALTAIYHFLFVPLTLGLSFIVAIMETLYVTTGDTKWKEVTLFWMKLFGINFAIGLATGIIMEFEFGTNWANYSWFVGDIFGAPLAIEGIMAFFLESTFFAVMFFGWNRVSKKFHLLSTWLVAIGSNLSALWILVANGWMQHPVGMQFNPETARSEMVNFWEVIFNPNAYNKFLHTISAGYITSAIFVVAISAWFLLKNEKMKDFAKRSILVATSFGLITSAYNILTGDNSAYTVAQNQPVKLAAMEGLYQGKKGAEIVAFGILNPDKKLGDKQEDFLFQISIPKALSILGYHKLDAYVAGMNDLVYGNKEHGIESAASKIGKGKKAVAALKAFKEAKKQGDIQKASSALAQFRQYEKYMGYGFLDKPEEIVPPVQITFYSFHLMVGLGIWFFVLMIVMLYKAMTGTLTKTRTWLKLAFYSLPLGFLANELGWIVAEVGRQPWAVQDLLPVKMATTHISTTSVMITFWLFAILFTFLLIAEVKIMATQIRLKGGENV; encoded by the coding sequence ATGATCGATCCAACACTCGTTGATTGGAGTAGAGCCCAATTTGCTCTGACTGCAATCTATCACTTTTTGTTTGTTCCGCTGACGTTGGGCCTCTCATTTATCGTAGCGATAATGGAGACACTCTACGTCACCACAGGAGATACAAAATGGAAAGAGGTGACACTCTTTTGGATGAAGCTCTTTGGGATAAACTTTGCCATTGGACTTGCTACTGGAATTATTATGGAGTTTGAATTTGGAACCAACTGGGCAAATTATAGCTGGTTTGTTGGTGATATCTTTGGAGCACCTTTGGCAATTGAAGGGATAATGGCTTTCTTCTTGGAATCTACCTTTTTTGCCGTTATGTTTTTTGGTTGGAACAGAGTAAGTAAAAAATTTCATCTGCTCTCCACCTGGCTTGTAGCCATCGGATCAAATCTCTCAGCCCTTTGGATTTTGGTGGCCAACGGATGGATGCAGCATCCTGTCGGTATGCAGTTTAACCCTGAAACTGCCAGAAGTGAAATGGTCAACTTTTGGGAAGTCATTTTTAATCCCAATGCATATAATAAATTTTTGCATACTATTAGTGCGGGCTATATCACTTCCGCAATCTTTGTAGTTGCTATAAGTGCTTGGTTTTTGTTGAAAAATGAAAAGATGAAAGATTTTGCAAAACGATCTATTTTGGTTGCTACTAGTTTTGGTCTGATTACTTCAGCTTATAACATTTTAACAGGTGACAACTCAGCCTATACGGTTGCTCAAAACCAACCGGTCAAGCTTGCTGCGATGGAAGGGCTTTATCAAGGAAAAAAAGGTGCTGAGATTGTTGCTTTCGGTATTTTGAATCCCGATAAAAAACTGGGGGACAAGCAAGAGGATTTCTTATTTCAAATCTCCATTCCAAAAGCTCTTTCAATTCTTGGATACCACAAACTGGATGCCTATGTCGCAGGGATGAATGATCTTGTGTATGGAAATAAAGAACACGGGATCGAATCGGCTGCAAGTAAGATAGGAAAGGGAAAAAAAGCGGTCGCTGCTTTGAAAGCTTTTAAAGAGGCGAAAAAGCAAGGTGATATCCAAAAAGCTAGTAGTGCATTGGCTCAGTTTAGACAATATGAAAAGTATATGGGGTATGGCTTTTTGGACAAGCCTGAGGAGATTGTGCCACCAGTACAGATTACGTTTTATAGTTTCCATTTGATGGTCGGGCTTGGGATCTGGTTTTTTGTACTTATGATCGTAATGCTCTATAAAGCGATGACAGGTACTTTAACAAAAACCAGAACATGGCTCAAGTTGGCTTTTTACTCCTTGCCTCTTGGATTTTTGGCAAATGAGCTTGGATGGATAGTGGCAGAAGTCGGGAGGCAGCCTTGGGCCGTACAGGATCTCTTACCAGTGAAGATGGCAACGACCCATATCTCTACGACTTCGGTGATGATAACATTTTGGCTTTTTGCAATTTTGTTTACCTTTTTGCTTATTGCTGAAGTGAAAATTATGGCTACGCAGATCAGACTCAAAGGGGGCGAAAATGTTTGA
- the ccoG gene encoding cytochrome c oxidase accessory protein CcoG, with the protein MATATAKPNKAKEYLKNWVPYRYKRYIMFAIVTIVSLVLPWIRINGNHFFLLNFDHMQLHLFFVRFDMQELYLMPFLLWILFFGIFFITTLGGRVWCGWSCPQTIFRVIYRDLIETKLLHLRKRISNKQIEPDMSKPENKVKKAIAILIWSVLAFIAAADFLWYFVPPEDFIKYIQDPANHTILMGFWVGIALFLIADVVFIKENFCIYICPYARVQSVLYDEDTFQTVYDYKRGGRIYDEHGNLIVHNKKELKAQSENAECTLCESCVKVCPTHIDIRKGMQLECINCLECADACTKVMGALGKESLVRWTSYYALESGKPTRVFRFRIIAYIVMLTIAFVALFWMGSKKEHMLLNINRTSQLYKIEPDGRVKNTYVFLFQNTERQKHKYYFEIVNNKDIKIERPKKPFTVIPGKKVKKVVVLYTDKVLVKNSKKDTPIPIKIKAYAVDDPKKIVVYRNTIFVFPRWDIYQNHLKK; encoded by the coding sequence ATGGCAACTGCAACAGCAAAACCCAACAAGGCCAAAGAGTACCTCAAGAACTGGGTACCATATCGATATAAGCGGTATATAATGTTTGCGATTGTGACAATCGTAAGCTTGGTGCTGCCCTGGATACGAATCAACGGCAACCACTTTTTTCTATTAAACTTCGATCATATGCAACTGCATCTGTTTTTCGTACGGTTCGATATGCAAGAGCTGTACCTGATGCCGTTTTTGCTCTGGATTTTGTTTTTCGGGATATTTTTCATCACGACCCTTGGCGGTCGAGTATGGTGCGGATGGAGCTGTCCACAGACTATTTTTCGAGTGATCTATAGAGATTTGATTGAGACAAAACTGCTGCACTTGAGAAAACGGATCAGCAATAAACAGATCGAACCGGATATGAGTAAACCGGAAAATAAAGTGAAAAAAGCAATAGCGATTCTCATCTGGTCCGTTCTTGCTTTCATCGCAGCGGCAGATTTTCTGTGGTACTTCGTTCCACCAGAAGATTTCATAAAATATATCCAAGATCCGGCCAACCATACGATCTTGATGGGATTTTGGGTAGGGATCGCTCTGTTCTTGATTGCAGATGTGGTCTTTATCAAAGAGAACTTCTGTATCTACATCTGTCCATACGCAAGAGTACAGTCCGTTTTATACGATGAAGATACCTTCCAGACAGTGTATGACTATAAACGGGGCGGACGCATCTACGATGAACATGGCAACCTGATCGTCCATAACAAAAAAGAGCTCAAAGCCCAAAGCGAAAACGCAGAGTGTACCTTGTGTGAATCCTGCGTCAAAGTGTGCCCGACCCATATCGATATACGAAAAGGGATGCAGCTAGAATGCATCAACTGCCTTGAGTGCGCAGACGCCTGTACAAAAGTGATGGGGGCCCTAGGAAAAGAGAGCCTGGTCCGCTGGACAAGCTACTACGCACTGGAAAGCGGTAAACCTACACGCGTCTTTCGATTTCGAATTATCGCATACATCGTGATGCTCACCATCGCATTCGTGGCGCTCTTTTGGATGGGAAGCAAAAAAGAGCATATGCTCTTAAACATCAACAGAACAAGCCAGCTCTATAAAATAGAACCAGACGGAAGAGTGAAAAACACCTACGTCTTCTTGTTCCAAAATACAGAGCGACAAAAACATAAATACTATTTCGAAATCGTAAACAATAAAGATATCAAGATAGAACGGCCAAAAAAACCATTTACCGTCATTCCAGGTAAAAAAGTGAAAAAAGTGGTAGTACTGTATACAGACAAAGTGCTGGTCAAAAACAGCAAAAAAGATACACCAATACCAATCAAGATCAAAGCCTATGCGGTGGATGATCCGAAAAAGATTGTAGTGTACAGAAACACCATCTTTGTCTTCCCGCGTTGGGATATCTATCAAAATCATCTGAAAAAATAG
- a CDS encoding NifB/NifX family molybdenum-iron cluster-binding protein: MKVAIPVKMNKKDSAISPLFGHAKWFAFIENGNVTITQNPYDGGIQVVQWLLDEGVDVVITQHIGLKPFTLLQKMDVDVYYPGDGRITIEEAMRCFDQKGCEKITFDTIDKFARHKH, from the coding sequence ATGAAAGTAGCAATACCGGTAAAAATGAACAAAAAAGATTCAGCGATTTCGCCGTTATTTGGCCATGCAAAATGGTTCGCATTTATTGAAAATGGAAATGTCACCATTACACAAAACCCTTATGATGGGGGGATACAGGTTGTCCAATGGCTGTTGGATGAGGGAGTAGATGTGGTGATCACGCAACATATAGGACTTAAGCCTTTTACACTGCTGCAGAAAATGGACGTTGATGTGTACTATCCAGGAGATGGTCGAATAACCATTGAAGAGGCTATGCGATGTTTTGATCAAAAAGGGTGTGAAAAAATCACATTTGATACAATAGATAAATTTGCACGCCATAAGCATTGA